In Mytilus trossulus isolate FHL-02 chromosome 6, PNRI_Mtr1.1.1.hap1, whole genome shotgun sequence, a single window of DNA contains:
- the LOC134722218 gene encoding pleckstrin homology domain-containing family B member 2-like, with translation MNSIVKSGYLKRHSKGFLSGGWNNVWVVLYNDSSLCVYKRQGDNEIKAKAYMKEVCKRFAYGDYTEGMVDRPDIPAGYSFKQMLAIPVKPSHKAKVLWFLCRDEAELSEWMKAICSTLPQPSSNQQGPPPQQPMHQQAPVHSAPPPYTPGPAPYPAQAPGGPAPIGFAGLTGGPSPSGYPGYPQQPMAQPYPQQPYSQGYPQGYPTQQYAPPPQPVYHQQGYAPPPQGYSQPPPGAYGYQQQPGYYQQQQPVVVQQHHKKGGLGNKGKLAAGVLGGAALGYGASRMMGGGLGGFGGPFGGFGLGHHGSWSSLSSFGSCGSFGSFGSFD, from the exons ATGAATAGTATTGTAAAAAGTGGATACTTGAAGAGGCATAGTA aaGGTTTCCTGTCTGGAGGCTGGAATAATGTATGGGTTGTGTTGTACAATGACAGTAGTTTATGTGTTTATAAACGACAAGGTGATAATGAAATTAAAGCAAAGGCTTACATGAAG gaAGTATGTAAACGCTTTGCTTATGGAGACTATACAGAAGGGATGGTAGATAGACCTGATATACCTGCTGGCTATAGCTTTAAACAAATGTTAGCCATACCAGTCAAACCAAGTCATAAGGCTAAGGTCCTGTGGTTTCTATGTAGGGATGAGGCAGAACTAAG tgaATGGATGAAAGCAATTTGCAGTACT CTGCCACAACCAAGTTCTAATCAACAGGGTCCACCACCCCAACAGCCCATGCATCAACAAGCTCCAGTCCACTCAGCACCTCCACCCTACACCCCTGGACCAGCTCCATATCCTGCTCAGGCCCCAGGAGGTCCAGCTCCTATAGGATTTGCTGGTTTAACAG gTGGTCCTTCTCCTAGTGGATACCCTGGTTACCCACAGCAACCAATGGCTCAGCCTTATCCTCAGCAGCCTTACTCGCAGGGATATCCTCAAGGCTATCCCACACAACAGTACGCTCCTCCTCCACAACCGGTATACCACCAGCAAGGGTATGCTCCACCACCACAGGGATACAGTCAGCCTCCTCCAG gAGCCTATGGTTACCAGCAGCAACCAGGCTATTACCAACAGCAACAACCAGTTGTAGTCCAGCAACACCATAAGAAAGGGGGTCTAGGCAATAAAGGCAAACTAGCTGCAG GTGTATTAGGTGGTGCTGCTCTTGGATACGGAGCCAGTCGAATGATGGGTGGAGGACTCGGTGGATTCGGAGGTCCATTTGGAGGATTTGGATTAGGTCACCATGGAAGTTGGAGTTCTCTAAGTAGTTTTGGTAGTTGTGGTAGTTTTGGAAGTTTTGGCAGCTTTgattaa